The Apium graveolens cultivar Ventura chromosome 11, ASM990537v1, whole genome shotgun sequence genome has a window encoding:
- the LOC141698232 gene encoding uncharacterized protein LOC141698232 isoform X1 — MVYHRNSLPHWLPCNLIQGYRGPDRSRPRVVKSYYWKDFTKSNEWTEKIILLVKTIDLEAAADLRVGINYVSKEFLLDARLSNAVHWKDTIGPWEERPEHYGDFWDYWTYDN; from the exons ATGGTTTATCATCGAAACTCTCTCCCTCATTGGCTTCCCTGTAATTTAATACAAG GTTACAGAGGCCCTGACAGAAGCAGGCCTCGAGTCGTCAAATCTTATTATTGGAAAGACTTCACAAAAAGTAATGAATGGACAG AAAAAATAATTTTGCTTGTCAAAACCATCGATTTAGAAGCGGCTGCAGATTTGCGAGTAGGTATAAATTACGTTTCTAAGGAGTTTCTACTAGATGCAAG ATTATCTAATGCAGTTCACTGGAAAGATACCATTGGTCCTTGGGAAGAGAGACCTGAACACTACGGTGATTTTTGGGATTACTGGACATATGATAATTAA
- the LOC141698232 gene encoding uncharacterized protein LOC141698232 isoform X2, with protein MVYHRNSLPHWLPCNLIQGYRGPDRSRPRVVKSYYWKDFTKSNEWTEKIILLVKTIDLEAAADLRVGINYVSKEFLLDASSLERYHWSLGRET; from the exons ATGGTTTATCATCGAAACTCTCTCCCTCATTGGCTTCCCTGTAATTTAATACAAG GTTACAGAGGCCCTGACAGAAGCAGGCCTCGAGTCGTCAAATCTTATTATTGGAAAGACTTCACAAAAAGTAATGAATGGACAG AAAAAATAATTTTGCTTGTCAAAACCATCGATTTAGAAGCGGCTGCAGATTTGCGAGTAGGTATAAATTACGTTTCTAAGGAGTTTCTACTAGATGCAAG TTCACTGGAAAGATACCATTGGTCCTTGGGAAGAGAGACCTGA